The Pygocentrus nattereri isolate fPygNat1 chromosome 2, fPygNat1.pri, whole genome shotgun sequence genome has a window encoding:
- the LOC108430778 gene encoding beta-1,3-galactosyltransferase 2-like, giving the protein MDTFPPVKEIYSRFAWESGNPNPQCEYSKPGWKVQRRQPRSRFRADSAQQLLLQLRLKPENSHWSSPPTIPIGCAITTANSDWSTHPPVNGASREITCCQSWYCEYILLARKKDHQVNSVNHKAQKLEKNHSVTKQNMWTEEATSPFPATSEGNLSSILEDSSQQGLKNSVESNVSFSEEIIAESVLKVEPYNYIINEEDKCQEKDPFLVLLITVEPQNNQSRDAIRQTWGNESVAEGVGFVRLFLLGIREGPTSQLQSSIEAESQQYHDIIQQNYIDSYYNLTIKTLMGMHWIATYCPGASYVMKTDSDMFINTEYLIQKLLNPSLPPKLKYFTGRLLKDEPPIRKNDSKWYISEEVYPDDMYPPFCSGTGYVFSGDLAELIYRTSLSIRRLHLEDVYVAICLAKLKIEPVPPPNKSLFNFNRVPYSSCKYSNLITSHGLLPTEIIKYWQDLQTNKHNACDHTE; this is encoded by the exons ATGGACACTTTTCCACCCGTAAAAGAGATATACTCACGATTTGCCTGGGAGTCGGGAAACCCAAACCCCCAGTGCGAGTACTCCAAGCCTGGGTGGAAAGTCCAAAGACGGCAGCCTCGCTCCCGCTTCCGTGCAGACTCCGCTCAGCAACTTCTCCTG CAGCTCCGGTTAAAACCGGAAAACAGTCATTGGTCCAGCCCCCCAACAATCCCCATAGGCTGCGCCATCACAACAGCAAACAGCGATTGGTCCACTCACCCGCCAGTCAATGGCGCTTCCAGGGAGATCACCTGCTGTCAATCCTGG TACTG CGAATACATCTTGCTGGCAAGAAAGAAGGACCACCAGGTGAACAGTGTAAATCACAAAGCGCAGAAACTGGAGAAGAACCACAGCGTGACCAAGCAGAACATGTGGACAGAGGAAGCAACGTCCCCTTTTCCAGCAACGTCAGAGGGAAACCTCAGCTCCATTCTGGAAGACTCCTCCCAGCAAGGGCTGAAGAACTCTGTGGAGTCTAATGTCAGTTTCAGTGAGGAGATAATAGCAGAGAGTGTCCTCAAGGTAGAACCCTACAACTACATCATCAATGAAGAAGACAAGTGTCAGGAAAAGGATCCTTTCTTAGTGCTGCTGATTACTGTTGAGCCCCAGAATAATCAATCCAGGGATGCCATCAGGCAGACGTGGGGGAATGAGAGCGTGGCTGAGGGCGTGGGATTTGTACGGCTCTTCCTTTTGGGAATAAGAGAAGGACCTACCAGCCAACTGCAGAGCTCCATAGAGGCAGAGTCTCAACAGTATCATGACATTATCCAGCAAAACTACATAGACTCGTATTACAACCTTACCATCAAGACACTGATGGGAATGCACTGGATAGCAACGTACTGCCCAGGAGCTAGTTACGTCATGAAGACGGACAGTGACATGTTCATCAATACGGAATACCTCATCCAAAAACTTCTCAATCCCAGCCTTCCGCCAAAACTAAAGTATTTCACTGGACGCCTCCTGAAAGACGAGCCCCCAATCAGAAAAAATGACAGTAAGTGGTACATTTCAGAAGAGGTGTACCCCGACGACATGTACCCTCCTTTTTGCTCAGGAACTGGATACGTCTTCTCGGGCGACCTGGCTGAGCTGATATACAGGACTTCTCTGAGCATACGACGGCTGCATCTTGAGGATGTTTACGTAGCGATCTGCCTTGCAAAACTGAAGATAGAACCAGTTCCTCCGCCCAACAAATCCCTGTTCAATTTCAACCGGGTACCATACTCCAGCTGCAAATACAGCAATCTGATAACCTCTCATGGGCTCCTTCCCACTGAGATAATAAAGTACTGGCAGGACCTGCagaccaacaaacacaatgcCTGCGACCATACAGAGTAA